The window AACGGGAGTTGTAGGCTCATCATTACTTACAACCATTTTctacttaattttgtttattttatgaaatttacacAAActgattgtttttcttttgcaatatTCTTTTGTTTACAGCAAGGCCAATTCATACAAGGTGGTAACagttttgcaacaacaacatttgacatgtattttgtttttgaatttggtttacgtaaatgtcaaaaaccataagaacggcgaattcattttatgaaattttttgtaaaatttttatattttattaaaaataacgataaatatataaaaattgttcataaaaatatattctgaattgaataacttaatattttgtgaaaaataaacataaaaaggtACTCTATTAGGAACGAATGGATCTTTGTTGTTAATGGATAATTccactccggcggagtaattttcaatatttggccataaagCAGCAGCAGgccgggtaaatacctcatacgggttttgttatataaagcgttccggaacagacctTTTTAGTTAAATCCTTCATCTACATAGtgtattataaaacaatattgtttaatttgttaaaatttaatggaTTTCCGAATTAATCATGAAAAACAAGCTACCACTGACTGGCTAAATTCTTTATATGTgctttttagttaatcacgttatatACACAATGctaagtttttctctgtttaacgcaacttttttaatataaaacggtaaacaataacaaactttgacagttacgtaaaccaggcgaattaagaaaaaaattatcagctaattaaataaaaccacctaatatgaattcgccttgtgCACCCTGATATTTTgctttgtttattaaacatctACTCAGGGCGCACTGCATCACTACAcaagtacaaaaacaacattattttgtttttcaactagAATCAGACTAATgtcaaaaatgaaataagaaatgtaaacaaataacattcttaacatgtaaacaataacaacttttgACATTATGCATACtcttcacaaaaataaaaaataatcagctGCTTTATTGCAGTCACCTTACTTTGCTATGCCAtgcatattaatttgttttcttttttcgtgCTAAAACAgtatcaacaaaaaatttttctcgttgtgaatttctataaaaaatactataagaTAAAAATGATTGGAACAAATTTTGGCATTTTTCGTCCTGCTAATGCTGGTTCTAGCACAAATGGCAATAATCCAGCTGGATCTGTAGCATCCGCAAATCCAACTCAAGAGGTTCTTATATTTTTAGGAAAGTAGTTTTAATGAAatgctaaataaaataattttttctcagGGTTCTCAATTAAGTGATTTTATGTTGCAATTAGAGGATTATGTACCCACGGTGCCAGATGCCGTAACAGCGTTTTACCTTAATTCTGCCGGCTTTGATTCCAATGACCCACGCATTATACGCCTTATATCGGTGGCCACACAAAAATTCATATCCGATGTAGCAAATGATGCCTTGCAGCATTGCAAGACGCGTACAAATAATCAAAAT of the Lucilia cuprina isolate Lc7/37 chromosome 2, ASM2204524v1, whole genome shotgun sequence genome contains:
- the LOC111680585 gene encoding transcription initiation factor TFIID subunit 10b; amino-acid sequence: MHINLFSFFVLKQYQQKIFLVVNFYKKYYKIKMIGTNFGIFRPANAGSSTNGNNPAGSVASANPTQEGSQLSDFMLQLEDYVPTVPDAVTAFYLNSAGFDSNDPRIIRLISVATQKFISDVANDALQHCKTRTNNQNGNAKMVKPTKDRKYTMTMDDLAPALADYGITVRKAQYFP